From Paenibacillus graminis, a single genomic window includes:
- a CDS encoding S-layer homology domain-containing protein — MSGQKRSKRSIHTYSSKAAAAILAGTMVFGGAGAAFAATAAPAATSGANNGSAPTASAGIFTDVKIGFWAEKHIYKLASQGIVVGNNGLFRPGDSITQQEAVLMALRFMKLQGNVQSDSDVVFPTDFKVTNYYKPYVVLAFQQGLLDKAVEMAPDNLKTSWGERKASREWVAELLIRALGKNTEAAAVSGKPTGFADDAKVAANKRGYINAAVGLGLANGLDGNRFDPQGAVTRAQLATFFSRAEAHNTLEYDNTVKGTISAMQDGKLTLFNNGSTSVFNVTYSTAYFTSTVDTRINFSDLKPYTKVTVIGATYNAAYVEVTDPVQQVQTIEGVFAKVTPGTIWLDSPAGYDQYSYDGSTSFVDVNGAVISASSITPASKVALLRETYSGAGKLVKVQVTSGIVNKTANGTIQSVDTAAKSITFKTAEGATESYKWEDGTTLFSSQNAVLLPADLKTGAAVKYSVKDNLIRTVEVTSGVERTVQGAITELSGSTIVYKKADGTREVNLLGTSPAVIIPGVATPSIGDLVADATAGDNVQLTLNSSDQVTKIEVLSRQISQFTGATVVDYSAKTQLLTVTDSSGKAQLVKIDANTKLAYDGATTTSLANMGYRLAEGRKVDVVAAGQRALSVETSTKYDGTLTAVNVANRTITLKLANAQQVTLPYPQSVEIFGRTTSAITDVALDSAVTAVLADNQSGVSVLRANSSMQLEIATLDATANKLGVKWSGGTTVLNTYTLPMTDETGKSIKIGDLKVGDFVNITFNGSAPLSLKAVKLNSGQLTAVDAASGTFTLKDYKGGAQTFSAAGGVKIIRDGSTTTTLGSLTTADRVEVRKDSDGSTIIRVLSQLNRVFWRYESGTNEILVKRSSASDSNYRFVPGPNVYIHQGDTTLPVQSLKENDNIIMYFNNNILVEIAKQ; from the coding sequence TTGTCCGGGCAAAAAAGGTCAAAACGTTCAATTCATACTTACTCCAGCAAAGCGGCAGCCGCAATTCTGGCCGGAACGATGGTGTTTGGCGGAGCAGGTGCGGCTTTTGCTGCGACCGCTGCACCGGCAGCAACCTCTGGAGCAAATAATGGTTCTGCTCCAACAGCCTCAGCAGGAATTTTTACAGATGTAAAAATTGGCTTCTGGGCCGAAAAACATATCTACAAGCTGGCTTCTCAAGGGATTGTAGTAGGTAATAACGGCCTATTCCGTCCGGGGGATTCCATTACCCAGCAGGAAGCGGTGCTGATGGCGCTGCGTTTCATGAAGCTGCAAGGCAATGTGCAAAGCGATTCCGATGTAGTCTTTCCAACGGATTTCAAAGTAACCAACTATTATAAGCCTTATGTCGTGCTTGCTTTCCAGCAGGGGCTGCTGGACAAAGCGGTAGAAATGGCTCCTGATAATCTGAAAACCTCCTGGGGAGAACGTAAAGCCAGCCGCGAATGGGTAGCTGAGCTCCTGATCCGGGCACTCGGCAAAAATACGGAAGCCGCTGCTGTATCGGGCAAACCTACCGGGTTCGCAGATGATGCGAAAGTTGCCGCCAACAAACGGGGGTATATTAACGCCGCAGTGGGTCTGGGGCTGGCCAACGGTCTGGACGGCAACCGCTTTGATCCGCAAGGTGCGGTCACCCGGGCGCAATTGGCTACTTTCTTCAGCCGTGCAGAAGCTCACAATACGCTGGAGTATGACAATACTGTCAAAGGCACCATCAGCGCAATGCAGGACGGGAAATTAACGCTGTTCAACAATGGCAGCACATCTGTATTCAATGTAACCTACAGCACCGCCTACTTTACCAGTACCGTTGATACCAGAATTAACTTTAGCGATCTTAAGCCTTATACCAAAGTGACTGTTATTGGAGCTACCTATAATGCCGCTTATGTAGAAGTAACAGATCCGGTGCAGCAGGTGCAAACTATTGAAGGTGTATTTGCCAAGGTTACTCCAGGAACGATCTGGCTGGATTCTCCAGCCGGATACGACCAGTACAGCTATGATGGAAGCACCAGCTTTGTAGATGTGAACGGAGCTGTCATTTCTGCCTCCTCGATCACCCCTGCCAGCAAGGTTGCTCTGCTTCGGGAAACATACAGCGGGGCGGGCAAGCTCGTGAAGGTACAGGTGACCTCGGGAATTGTCAATAAAACGGCGAACGGAACCATTCAAAGTGTAGATACTGCAGCAAAGAGCATAACGTTCAAAACAGCTGAGGGTGCAACGGAATCCTACAAATGGGAGGATGGCACGACCCTGTTCAGTTCGCAAAATGCAGTGCTGCTGCCCGCTGATCTGAAGACGGGGGCAGCCGTCAAGTATTCAGTCAAGGATAATCTGATCCGGACAGTGGAAGTGACTTCTGGGGTAGAACGGACTGTCCAGGGGGCGATTACTGAACTGTCAGGTTCAACGATTGTCTATAAAAAGGCTGATGGCACACGTGAAGTGAATCTGCTTGGCACATCGCCAGCCGTCATCATTCCCGGCGTGGCCACACCGTCCATTGGAGATCTGGTCGCTGATGCAACGGCCGGAGACAATGTACAGCTCACCTTGAACAGCAGTGACCAGGTGACAAAAATTGAAGTTTTGAGCCGGCAGATCAGCCAGTTCACCGGTGCAACTGTGGTCGATTACAGTGCAAAAACCCAGCTTCTGACCGTTACGGACAGCAGCGGGAAAGCACAATTGGTAAAGATCGATGCAAATACGAAGCTTGCTTATGATGGCGCTACGACCACTTCTCTCGCAAATATGGGTTACAGACTTGCCGAAGGCCGCAAAGTGGATGTTGTAGCTGCAGGCCAGCGCGCATTATCTGTGGAAACTAGCACCAAATATGACGGTACATTGACTGCTGTGAATGTAGCGAACAGAACGATCACACTGAAGCTTGCCAATGCGCAGCAGGTTACCTTGCCTTATCCGCAGTCCGTGGAAATCTTCGGACGCACAACATCAGCAATTACAGATGTGGCACTTGACAGCGCAGTTACTGCTGTTCTTGCGGATAATCAGAGCGGGGTATCGGTTCTCCGCGCAAACTCATCCATGCAATTGGAGATTGCTACTCTGGACGCAACAGCGAATAAGCTGGGAGTGAAATGGTCGGGGGGAACTACCGTATTGAATACCTATACGCTCCCTATGACGGATGAAACCGGAAAAAGCATCAAGATCGGTGATTTGAAGGTCGGGGATTTTGTAAATATCACCTTTAATGGAAGTGCGCCGCTCTCTCTTAAAGCGGTAAAACTTAACTCAGGCCAGCTGACCGCAGTGGATGCTGCTTCCGGAACGTTTACCTTGAAGGATTACAAAGGCGGTGCACAGACGTTCTCAGCGGCTGGCGGAGTCAAGATTATCCGTGACGGGTCTACCACGACAACACTCGGTTCACTGACTACTGCCGACCGTGTGGAAGTACGCAAGGATTCAGACGGGTCGACAATTATCCGCGTACTCAGCCAGCTGAACCGTGTGTTCTGGCGTTACGAGAGCGGAACAAATGAGATTCTGGTAAAACGCTCAAGTGCTTCGGATAGTAATTACCGCTTTGTTCCGGGTCCGAATGTATATATTCATCAAGGCGACACGACTTTACCCGTGCAATCTCTCAAAGAAAATGATAATATTATAATGTATTTCAATAATAATATTCTTGTTGAGATTGCGAAACAATAA
- a CDS encoding GerMN domain-containing protein, which produces MNKKLTYAGIAALLLLVISGCGDKPTAAPANEQGQDSTTVVNGAGSNEGGEGATATATATASPSAQPTEEPTASPAATEQPTAPAKQSKSISVYYTDPQQMKLVPAKTDISYTNDVEKYSEAYKSLQSSSNSDQVPLWGGIELKSLKFTDGQIIMDIHKPDEAQLGAGGEAFAISALVQTLFQFEEVKSIEVLVDGEQAESLMGHVDLEHPFTRENSGL; this is translated from the coding sequence ATGAACAAGAAATTGACATATGCAGGTATTGCAGCTTTGCTTCTGCTTGTGATATCCGGCTGCGGTGATAAACCTACAGCAGCTCCGGCCAATGAACAAGGTCAAGATTCCACAACGGTTGTCAATGGAGCAGGCAGCAATGAAGGAGGAGAGGGCGCTACCGCTACCGCTACTGCAACAGCATCCCCATCCGCTCAGCCGACAGAAGAACCTACAGCATCCCCTGCAGCTACAGAGCAGCCCACAGCACCAGCCAAACAGAGCAAGAGCATTTCCGTGTATTATACGGATCCTCAGCAAATGAAGCTGGTTCCTGCCAAGACCGATATAAGCTATACCAATGATGTGGAGAAATACAGTGAGGCTTATAAATCGCTGCAGAGCAGCAGCAATTCTGACCAGGTGCCTTTATGGGGGGGAATTGAGCTTAAATCGCTTAAATTCACTGACGGGCAGATTATTATGGATATCCATAAGCCGGATGAGGCACAGCTCGGAGCGGGCGGCGAAGCTTTTGCCATCAGCGCGCTGGTCCAAACCCTCTTTCAATTCGAAGAAGTGAAGAGCATTGAGGTTCTTGTGGATGGCGAGCAGGCGGAAAGTCTCATGGGCCATGTGGATCTGGAACATCCGTTTACCAGAGAGAACAGCGGGTTGTAA
- a CDS encoding N-acetylmuramoyl-L-alanine amidase family protein produces the protein MKKFAFMLLLLLFVVVLPGQGHAAGGNNKIFLDGKELTAGQDVPVENVNNSIMVPLRMIAENLGYQVNWDQKSKTVTIEQQGKTIKLIVDQTAASVDDKTVVLTTAPLLRSDTTLVPIRFIGEQFGLKVTWDNTAKVVNLITPEIPDSTNNTGESSGDGGTSVVVPPVDTTTNLTMVNGISFSENRLTIAMDGNSQPVVSKATGPDRIIIDLPNATFSDVFGTGQMLSPDLNGSLAVTDYPDVSGVRYSLYSTNPYTVRFVIDLNQAKNYSVNVSGDVSKLVVVDLNAASTNDTATLPGNSGRKLVVLDAGHGAKDSGAVGVTGKYEKNFNLAVVLKAAALLKQENMVDVVLTRSDDTFLELKERAGMANNLKADLFISVHANSGSSSAASGSETYYQRAASKALANVMHKYLVQATGLSDRGVRYGNFHVIRETTMPAVLLEVGYLSNKGDESLLFSEDLQNKVAAGIVAGIKEYLKL, from the coding sequence ATGAAGAAATTTGCTTTTATGCTGTTGCTGCTGCTCTTTGTAGTTGTTCTGCCGGGGCAAGGACATGCCGCTGGCGGGAACAACAAGATTTTTCTCGATGGCAAGGAGCTGACGGCAGGACAAGACGTTCCAGTCGAAAATGTGAACAACTCCATTATGGTGCCGCTAAGAATGATTGCCGAGAATCTGGGGTACCAGGTGAATTGGGATCAGAAGAGCAAGACGGTTACAATTGAACAGCAAGGCAAGACCATCAAGCTGATTGTCGATCAGACTGCAGCTTCCGTCGATGACAAGACCGTAGTACTTACGACAGCACCGCTGCTTAGGAGCGACACGACGTTGGTGCCGATCCGGTTTATCGGTGAGCAGTTTGGCTTGAAGGTGACCTGGGACAACACAGCCAAAGTTGTAAATCTTATTACCCCGGAAATTCCCGATAGCACCAATAATACGGGAGAAAGTTCCGGTGACGGCGGGACAAGCGTAGTCGTGCCTCCGGTGGATACAACGACAAATCTGACCATGGTTAATGGTATCAGCTTTAGTGAAAACCGTCTGACCATTGCGATGGATGGAAATTCGCAGCCCGTGGTATCCAAGGCAACAGGGCCGGACCGGATAATCATTGATCTTCCGAATGCCACGTTCTCAGATGTATTCGGAACGGGTCAGATGCTGAGCCCGGATCTGAATGGTTCGCTTGCAGTGACGGATTACCCGGATGTTTCAGGAGTGCGCTACTCGCTATACAGCACTAATCCGTACACTGTCCGGTTTGTGATTGATCTGAATCAGGCCAAGAATTATAGTGTTAATGTGTCAGGGGATGTCTCCAAGCTGGTCGTTGTGGATTTGAATGCGGCAAGCACTAATGACACTGCCACATTACCCGGCAACAGCGGACGGAAGCTTGTGGTGCTGGATGCAGGACATGGCGCCAAGGATTCCGGGGCAGTCGGGGTTACAGGCAAATACGAGAAAAACTTCAATCTGGCAGTTGTCCTTAAGGCAGCTGCACTGCTGAAGCAGGAAAACATGGTGGACGTCGTACTTACCCGCAGTGATGATACTTTCCTGGAATTGAAGGAACGGGCAGGAATGGCCAATAATCTCAAAGCCGATCTGTTTATATCCGTTCATGCGAACAGTGGATCATCATCTGCAGCCAGCGGCTCGGAAACCTATTATCAGCGGGCGGCAAGCAAGGCTCTGGCGAATGTAATGCATAAATATTTAGTCCAAGCTACCGGATTAAGCGACAGGGGAGTTCGTTATGGGAACTTTCATGTGATTCGGGAGACTACTATGCCTGCCGTGTTGCTGGAAGTCGGATATCTGAGTAATAAGGGAGACGAATCCCTGCTGTTCTCGGAAGATCTGCAGAACAAGGTAGCCGCCGGCATTGTCGCCGGCATTAAGGAATATCTCAAATTATAG
- a CDS encoding N-acetylmuramoyl-L-alanine amidase, with protein MRRAGQRVLFLLLLPLLLLSFAGHEAAAAGNSAGRIVMDNKELEIPKGIKLENVNGSVMIPIRVVVENLGFEVLWEQKSHKVTVQQDGKSVQLAVGSKTADADGVTLALNAAPKQTGGTVLVPIRFVSEQFGLKVGWDNSDKTVYLSGGAIDSPGDSSSSQPSAAPSPTAVPAPTSVPAVSQGTEGDIVTGVTEPTPTPIPGSAGTPAGSPQVMGAVFSENRLIVSVAGSVKPNITQMGSPDRIVIDFPGAGFAPGFAGSFPGVSASGSPQGKLDVSGYPLITEVRYALFSVSPPTVRFVIQTVGSQPYQLSKDDSTGLVTVDLNVASSGTTPTGGTGITGKPVVALDAGHGGTQSGAVSLTGKLEKNFNLAVIQKAGALLMQSGLVDVVFTRTEDVTLGLQKRVDIAEAAKANLFISVHGNSLPVEYPNRDKVNGSETYYSRAESLPLAQILHKHLVAATGFKDNGIRSKSLHVTRETSMPAVLLEVGYLTNPGNESAMYSEQLQDSLAREIVAGIIEYLGL; from the coding sequence ATGAGAAGAGCCGGACAACGAGTGCTATTTCTATTGCTGCTGCCACTGCTACTGCTATCATTCGCCGGCCATGAAGCCGCAGCTGCCGGGAACAGCGCGGGCAGAATTGTTATGGACAACAAAGAGCTGGAGATTCCCAAAGGAATCAAGTTAGAGAACGTAAATGGAAGCGTTATGATTCCCATCCGTGTAGTCGTTGAGAATTTGGGTTTTGAGGTGCTGTGGGAGCAGAAATCCCACAAAGTAACAGTCCAGCAGGACGGCAAAAGTGTACAACTGGCTGTAGGCAGCAAAACGGCCGATGCCGATGGAGTCACACTGGCCCTGAATGCGGCACCGAAACAGACGGGCGGGACGGTGCTGGTGCCTATCCGCTTTGTAAGTGAGCAGTTCGGGCTGAAGGTAGGCTGGGACAACAGTGACAAGACCGTCTACTTGAGCGGCGGAGCTATCGACAGCCCAGGGGATTCAAGCAGTTCCCAGCCTTCTGCCGCACCGTCTCCTACAGCAGTGCCAGCCCCAACCTCTGTTCCGGCAGTCAGCCAAGGGACAGAAGGAGATATTGTAACCGGAGTGACAGAACCCACTCCTACTCCTATTCCTGGCAGTGCGGGTACGCCTGCAGGTTCGCCGCAGGTCATGGGGGCGGTGTTCAGCGAGAACCGTTTGATTGTATCCGTAGCAGGGTCGGTTAAGCCTAACATAACCCAAATGGGCAGCCCGGACCGGATTGTCATTGATTTTCCGGGAGCTGGCTTTGCACCCGGTTTTGCTGGCAGCTTTCCGGGAGTTTCTGCCAGCGGAAGCCCTCAGGGCAAGCTTGATGTCAGCGGATACCCGCTGATTACCGAGGTGCGTTACGCGCTCTTCAGCGTGAGTCCGCCTACCGTAAGATTTGTAATCCAAACTGTTGGCAGCCAGCCTTACCAGCTAAGTAAGGATGATAGTACAGGATTGGTAACCGTTGACTTGAATGTTGCAAGCAGCGGAACAACTCCCACTGGGGGGACCGGAATCACCGGCAAGCCGGTAGTGGCACTTGACGCCGGTCATGGCGGCACTCAATCCGGAGCCGTCAGTCTTACAGGCAAGCTGGAGAAGAACTTCAACCTCGCTGTGATTCAAAAGGCGGGAGCATTGCTCATGCAGTCAGGACTGGTTGACGTAGTATTCACACGCACAGAGGACGTTACGCTTGGATTGCAGAAGCGTGTAGACATTGCGGAAGCGGCGAAAGCCAATCTGTTCATATCCGTCCATGGCAACTCATTGCCTGTAGAATACCCGAACAGGGATAAAGTTAACGGGAGCGAGACTTATTATTCACGGGCCGAAAGCCTGCCGCTTGCCCAGATCCTGCATAAACACCTGGTAGCAGCGACGGGGTTCAAGGATAACGGAATAAGAAGTAAAAGTCTCCATGTCACGAGAGAAACCAGCATGCCGGCAGTGCTTCTGGAGGTAGGTTACCTTACTAACCCGGGAAATGAATCGGCCATGTACAGTGAACAGCTTCAGGACAGCCTGGCCCGGGAGATCGTTGCCGGAATTATAGAATATCTCGGATTGTAA
- the leuD gene encoding 3-isopropylmalate dehydratase small subunit has product MEAFKKLTGIVAPVDRVNVDTDAIIPKQFLKRIERTGFGQFLFYEWRFDEAGNDNAAFEMNKPRYKGASVLISRANFGCGSSREHAPWAIMDYGFRVVIAPSYADIFYNNCFKNGILPIKLSESQVDELFKRTAEHDGYELTVDLENNLLRDDYGLSITFELDEHRRQFLLQGLDDIGLTLQHADEIAAYEERHAAKLFA; this is encoded by the coding sequence ATGGAAGCATTCAAGAAATTAACCGGAATTGTTGCCCCGGTAGACCGGGTAAATGTAGATACGGACGCTATTATCCCTAAGCAATTTTTGAAACGGATCGAACGTACAGGCTTTGGACAGTTTTTGTTCTACGAATGGCGTTTTGACGAAGCCGGAAATGACAATGCTGCGTTTGAAATGAACAAACCCCGCTATAAAGGGGCTTCGGTTCTGATCTCGCGGGCGAATTTCGGCTGTGGCTCCTCACGTGAGCATGCGCCTTGGGCCATTATGGATTATGGCTTCCGGGTCGTCATTGCCCCTTCGTATGCCGATATCTTCTACAATAACTGCTTCAAAAACGGGATTTTGCCGATCAAGCTGTCGGAATCCCAGGTAGATGAGCTGTTCAAGCGTACAGCAGAGCATGACGGCTACGAATTGACGGTGGATCTGGAGAATAACCTGCTCCGGGATGATTATGGACTCAGCATTACATTTGAGCTGGATGAACACCGCCGCCAATTCCTCCTGCAGGGACTGGATGATATCGGGCTGACGCTTCAGCATGCCGATGAAATTGCCGCCTACGAGGAGCGCCACGCTGCTAAGCTGTTTGCATAA
- the leuC gene encoding 3-isopropylmalate dehydratase large subunit produces MGNKTMFEKIWDNHVIHQEEGKPSIIYIDLHLVHEVTSPQAFEGLRLSGRKVRRPGLTFATMDHNVPTKDRYNITDPISKQQIDTLSQNCRDFGVRLFDLNDIDQGVVHVMGPEIGLTHPGKTIVCGDSHTSTHGAFGALAFGIGTSEVEHVLATQCLQQSKAKTMEVRFTGKRNPGVTAKDMILGVIAKYGTDFATGYVIEYTGEAIRELSMEERMTVCNMSIEGGARAGLIAPDETTFNYLRGRQYVPQGAAYEAAVETWKGLVSDEGAQYDTVVEFDVETLIPQVTWGTSPGMGTDITSTVPNPADFTTENERKAAEKALEYMDLVPGTPISKIGIDYVFIGSCTNGRIEDLRAAAEVAKGHKVSSQVTAIVVPGSGRVKMQAEKEGLDKVFTEAGFEWREAGCSMCLAMNPDVLQPGQRCASTSNRNFEGRQGRGGRTHLVSPAMAAAAAIKGHFTDVRDWNYKAEAVNA; encoded by the coding sequence ATGGGCAATAAGACAATGTTTGAAAAGATTTGGGACAATCACGTAATTCATCAAGAGGAAGGCAAGCCAAGCATTATTTACATCGACCTGCATCTGGTGCATGAGGTCACATCCCCGCAGGCTTTTGAAGGACTTCGCCTCAGCGGCCGCAAAGTGCGCCGTCCGGGCCTTACTTTTGCAACGATGGATCATAACGTTCCCACTAAGGACCGTTACAATATTACCGATCCTATCTCCAAGCAGCAGATTGATACGTTGTCACAGAACTGCCGTGATTTTGGCGTAAGATTGTTTGATCTGAACGATATTGACCAAGGTGTAGTCCATGTTATGGGGCCGGAAATCGGATTGACTCATCCCGGCAAAACTATCGTCTGCGGCGACAGCCATACTTCCACACATGGTGCTTTCGGCGCACTGGCATTCGGGATCGGCACCAGTGAAGTTGAACATGTGCTGGCAACCCAGTGTCTGCAGCAGTCTAAGGCCAAAACGATGGAAGTCCGTTTCACGGGCAAACGCAATCCCGGCGTAACGGCCAAAGATATGATTCTTGGTGTTATTGCCAAGTACGGCACTGATTTTGCCACGGGTTATGTCATTGAGTATACCGGCGAAGCCATCCGTGAGTTGTCGATGGAAGAACGTATGACGGTCTGCAACATGTCGATCGAAGGCGGGGCAAGAGCGGGGCTGATCGCTCCGGATGAGACTACCTTCAACTATCTGCGCGGACGCCAGTATGTGCCGCAGGGCGCGGCCTATGAAGCTGCGGTTGAAACCTGGAAGGGGCTTGTCAGCGATGAGGGTGCCCAGTATGATACCGTTGTTGAATTTGATGTGGAGACATTAATTCCGCAGGTAACCTGGGGAACCAGCCCGGGTATGGGTACGGATATCACCTCCACTGTGCCGAACCCGGCAGATTTCACGACGGAGAACGAACGCAAGGCAGCTGAAAAAGCGCTTGAATATATGGATCTGGTACCGGGAACGCCGATTTCCAAAATCGGGATTGACTATGTCTTCATCGGCTCCTGTACGAATGGACGCATTGAAGATCTTCGCGCCGCTGCTGAAGTAGCCAAGGGGCATAAGGTATCCAGCCAGGTTACAGCTATTGTGGTACCGGGATCGGGACGCGTGAAGATGCAGGCCGAGAAGGAAGGGCTTGACAAAGTATTTACAGAAGCAGGTTTCGAATGGCGCGAAGCGGGCTGCAGCATGTGCCTCGCCATGAACCCGGATGTCCTGCAGCCCGGACAGCGCTGCGCATCCACCTCGAACCGGAACTTTGAAGGACGCCAGGGACGCGGCGGACGTACGCATCTGGTATCTCCTGCTATGGCGGCTGCGGCTGCGATCAAAGGCCATTTTACCGATGTCCGTGACTGGAACTACAAGGCGGAAGCCGTTAACGCATAG
- a CDS encoding LysR family transcriptional regulator gives MELRQLQYALQIAAERNFSRAADKLHIAQPSLSQQLSKLEKELGVLLFQRNTSSVELTHAGEKFVEQAQTIIDAVELLRQEMSDISQLRKGRVVVGSMPITGAHLLPHVLPVFKSKYTEVEITLLEDSSMNLEKLTASGQTDLSLLSLPLEIPTLAYEVLGEERIDLAVPPEHSLASRSASGIRTALEELRDEPFIVLKEGQGFRKMTVELCRAAGFEPRIVFESNNMETVQSLVATGMGVTLVPHFIARAPRSEFVPVYLPLADPVPSRTLVVAYRRGRYLSNAAEAFMETFRTTVKDLSVE, from the coding sequence ATGGAACTCAGACAGTTGCAATATGCCCTGCAAATTGCGGCAGAGCGGAATTTTTCCCGGGCAGCAGACAAACTGCATATCGCCCAGCCTTCACTCAGCCAGCAGCTTTCAAAACTGGAAAAGGAGCTGGGTGTCCTCCTTTTCCAGCGCAATACCAGTTCGGTGGAGCTTACGCACGCCGGCGAGAAATTTGTGGAGCAGGCCCAGACCATTATTGATGCTGTGGAGCTGCTTCGCCAGGAGATGTCGGATATTTCCCAGCTGCGGAAGGGGCGTGTGGTTGTAGGCAGCATGCCCATTACCGGCGCCCATCTGCTGCCGCATGTACTTCCCGTGTTCAAGAGTAAGTATACCGAGGTCGAAATTACACTGCTGGAGGACTCCTCCATGAACCTGGAAAAACTGACAGCCAGCGGTCAAACCGACCTTAGCCTGCTCTCCCTGCCGCTGGAGATCCCTACACTTGCCTACGAGGTGCTGGGTGAAGAGCGGATCGACCTTGCCGTGCCTCCAGAGCATTCCCTCGCTTCGCGGAGCGCCTCCGGAATTCGCACTGCTTTGGAGGAATTAAGGGATGAACCGTTTATTGTCCTTAAAGAAGGCCAGGGTTTCCGTAAAATGACGGTCGAATTATGCCGTGCCGCCGGTTTTGAGCCGCGTATTGTATTTGAAAGCAATAATATGGAAACGGTTCAATCGCTTGTTGCTACCGGAATGGGTGTGACACTGGTTCCCCATTTTATCGCCCGTGCGCCGCGCAGTGAATTTGTTCCTGTATACCTGCCGCTTGCCGATCCGGTGCCCAGCCGTACACTGGTCGTCGCCTACCGGCGCGGCCGCTATTTGTCCAACGCTGCCGAGGCTTTTATGGAAACGTTCAGAACGACGGTCAAAGATCTATCAGTGGAATAG
- the proB gene encoding glutamate 5-kinase yields MTTRIVVKIGSSSLTGPEGGLNREAVAFFAAEIAGLQKDGCEVLLVTSGAVAAGFRGIGYPTRPKLLHEKQAAAAVGQVMLMQAYQEAFAKYGIPTAQILLTRTDFCSRRAMNNAVMTVEELLRQGAVPIFNENDTVSVDELKFGDNDTLSALVANLLKASHLLVLTDMDGLYSGDPRKHPGATRYERVEEITPEIYAIAGGAGSSVGTGGMRSKIDAAKIATRGGVPVFVGRATEPGDLQLAAAGTGKGTYFDTTLSSLPVKKQWLGFMSTPLGSLYVDEGAVEALLHGGHSLLPVGVKRIEGSFHSGDVVEVLGPDAKLLGRGIVNYDDSQLRTIQGLPSGQIVPRLGEVHRLEVIHRDEWITLR; encoded by the coding sequence TTGACAACACGAATCGTGGTCAAAATCGGCAGCAGCTCGCTTACCGGACCGGAAGGCGGACTGAACCGTGAAGCGGTTGCTTTTTTTGCCGCTGAGATCGCCGGTCTGCAGAAGGACGGCTGTGAAGTGCTGCTGGTTACCTCCGGAGCTGTAGCTGCCGGATTCCGGGGCATCGGCTACCCTACACGTCCCAAGCTGCTGCATGAGAAGCAGGCGGCAGCGGCGGTGGGCCAGGTGATGCTGATGCAGGCCTATCAAGAGGCTTTTGCGAAATATGGCATCCCCACCGCGCAGATTCTGCTGACAAGGACCGACTTTTGCAGCCGCCGGGCAATGAATAATGCTGTAATGACGGTTGAAGAGCTGCTCCGGCAGGGAGCTGTGCCTATATTCAACGAAAATGATACCGTTTCGGTAGATGAGCTGAAATTCGGGGATAACGATACCTTATCCGCGCTGGTAGCCAATCTCCTGAAAGCTTCCCATCTCCTCGTTCTGACGGATATGGACGGCTTGTACAGCGGAGATCCGCGCAAGCATCCGGGCGCCACACGGTATGAGCGTGTTGAGGAGATTACTCCGGAGATTTATGCCATTGCCGGGGGAGCGGGCTCCAGTGTAGGCACTGGCGGCATGCGCTCCAAGATCGATGCGGCCAAAATCGCCACACGCGGCGGAGTGCCCGTCTTTGTAGGCAGGGCAACCGAACCTGGCGATCTGCAGCTGGCAGCGGCAGGCACCGGCAAAGGTACCTATTTTGACACAACGCTCTCTTCCCTGCCTGTTAAGAAACAGTGGCTTGGCTTCATGTCCACCCCGCTGGGCTCCCTGTATGTAGATGAAGGTGCAGTAGAGGCGCTGCTCCATGGCGGGCACAGCCTGCTGCCGGTTGGGGTAAAGCGGATTGAAGGCAGCTTTCATTCCGGTGATGTGGTAGAGGTCCTTGGTCCGGACGCCAAGCTTCTCGGACGGGGAATTGTGAATTACGACGACTCCCAGCTGCGCACGATCCAGGGGCTGCCCAGCGGTCAGATTGTACCGAGGCTGGGCGAGGTTCACCGCCTGGAGGTCATCCACCGTGATGAATGGATTACCTTGCGCTAA